Genomic DNA from Ensifer adhaerens:
ATCCGGCCGATTGCGGCCCGGTGACGCTGTCGCTCTGCCAGGACGTGCAGGCGGAGGCGTTTGATTATCCGGAGAACTTCTTCGAGGAACGCGTCTGGACGACGAACCGCCGCATCCGCCCGGACGAGACCGAACTCGCCAATGCTATCGCGCTGATCTCGGCGGCGAAGAAGCCGGTGATCGTTGCCGGCGGCGGCGTGCTCTATTCGCTTGCCACCGAGGAACTGACCGCCTTTGCCGACAAGCACGGTGTTCCGGTCGTCGTCACGCAGGCTGGCAAGTCGGCCATTGACGAGCGCCACCCGCTGGCGCTTGGCTCGGTCGGCGTGACGGGAACCTCGGCCGCCAATGCGATTGCCGAGGACGCCGATCTGGTCATTGGTATCGGCACGCGCTTCCAGGATTTCACCACCGGTTCCTGGGCGCTGTTCAAGAACGAGGATCTGAAAATCCTCTCGATCAATGTCGCCCCGATCGATGGCGGCAAGCATGGCGCGGAGCCGCTGATCGCGGATGCACGCGAGGCCCTCACGCTGATTTCGGAAAAGCTGGGCAGCTGGCATGCGCCGACGGCGGTCGCCGACAAGGCCGATCTGGCCAAGGCGACATGGACGAAGTCGGTGGAGAAGATGTTCTCGCCCGATTTCGTAACGGGCACGGGACTTCCCTCGGACGCGCAGGTGATCGGCGCGGTGACGCGTTCCATCGATCTTCAGAAGAGCATGGTGCTCTGCGCCGCCGGCGGTCTGCCGGGCGAGCTGCACAAGCTCTGGCCGGCGACGAAGCCGGGCAGCTACCACATGGAATACGGCTTCTCCTGCATGGGCTATGAGATCGCCGGTGGGCTCGGCGCCAAGATGGCGCGGCCGGACCTCGACATCGTCGTCATGGTCGGCGACGGGTCCTATATGATGGCCAATTCCGAGATCGCGACCTCGGTCATGATCGGCCGCAAGATCACCGTCGTCGTGCTCGACAATCGCGGCTATGGCTGCATCAACCGCCTGCAGATGGCGACCGGCGGGGCGAACTTCAACAACCTGCTGGACGATGCCTATCACGTCGTGCCGTCGAACATCGATTTCCGGGCGCATGCGGAATCCATGGGTGCAATCGCTGTCAAGGTCTCGACCGTCGCCGAGCTGGAACAGGCGCTTGCCGACTCCAAGTCGCACGACCGCACCTCCGTCATCGTCATCGACACAGACCCGCTGACCACGACGGGTGATGGCGGCCACTGGTGGGATGTCGCCGTGCCGGAAGTCAGCCCGCGCGCCGAGGTCAACAAGGCCCACGATGCGTATAAGAAGGCGCTCGCCTTCCAGCGTCTCGGCTAAACTTTTTAAAAGGAGCGTATGTCGCTCCCGCGTCTTTTCGAGGAGAATTTCATGAAAGCCAAATTGGGCATGTCCCCCATCGCCTGGTGGAACGACGACCTTCCGGACCTGTCCGACGACGTGTCGCTGGAAGAATGCCTGCGCCAGTCGCGCACGGCGGGCTTTACCGGCATGGAAAAGGGCCGCCGGTTCCCGGACGATCCGGCCGTCATGCTGCCGATCCTGCGCGGGGCCGACGTGACGCTCTGCGGCGGCTGGTTCTCCGGCACGCTGGTCAACGAGGAGCTGTCCGCCAACAAGGACCGCATCGCGCCGATGATCGAGCTCTTCAAGGCGGTCGATGCGCCCTGCATCGTCTATGGCGAAGTCGGCCGCTCGATCCAGGGCGACCGTTCGAAGCCGCTGGCGACGAAGCCGAAACTCTCGGACGACGAGATGAAGGCCTATGCCCGCAAGGTGACCGAGTTTGGCGAATGGTGCGCGGAACAGGGTATGCCGCTCTCCTACCACCACCACATGGCGGCCGTGGTGGAGACCGAAGCTGAACTCGATGCCTTCATGAAATATTCGGGCGAGGGCATTCCGCTGCTGATGGATGCCGGCCATCTCGCCTTTGCCGGCGGCGACGTACTGCGCGCCATCGACAATCACCATGCCCGCATCAACCACGTGCATGTGAAGGACATCCGCCGCCCGGTCGTGGATGGCCTTGACCGCTCGAAGCAGTCTTTCCTTGACGCCGTGGCGCTTGGCGCTTTTACGGTTCCGGGCGACGGCTCGCTCGATTTCGGCGCCATCGTGCAACGCTGCGCCGACTATGGCTATGAGGGCTGGTTCGTGGTCGAAGCCGAGCAGGACCCCAAGAAGGCCCCGCCGCAGAAGATGGCCGAGATCGGACATGCCGAACTGATGCGCGTCATGACGGCGGCAGGGTACGAGGTGGAAACGCAAGGGTTTCCGGTGAAGTGACCCCTTCTCCCCTGAGGGAGAAGGTGGCCCGAAGGGCCGGATGAGGGGCACCACTCGGCTAGAAGAAGAGCCTGCGGCAAAGACCCCCTCTGGCTGCCGCCATCTCCCCCACAAGGGGGGAGACGACTCGCTGCTCTGCCTTCGTCCCTCTGGGCGTTGAGCGGTGCGGCTGGGTTAACTCCCTCCCCTTGTGGGGAGGGTTGGGGAGGGGCATTTATTCGAGACAAAGGGAGCAAGCCATGTCCAAACTTCTCGTGAAGCCGAAAGGCGATCATGGTCTGGTGACGAAGGTCACGCCGGAAAGCGCGGGCTGGACCTATGTCGGCTTCGAGCTGCACAAGCTCAAAGCCGGTGAAACGGTGTCCGCCGAGACGGGCGACCGTGAAAACTGCCTCGTCTGGATTTCCGGTTCCGCCACTGCAAAGGCGGGCCAAGAGGATTTCGGCACGCTCGGCGGCCGCAAGAGCCCGTTCGAGGGCGCGCCGGATGCGCTTTATGTGCCGATGGGCTCCAGCTGGTCGGTCACGGCGGAAACGGATCTCGAGCTTGCCGTCTGCTCGGCCCCCGGTGGCGGAAGCTACAAGGCCAAGCGCATTGCGCCCGGCTCGCATCCGCAGATCACACGCGGCAGAGGCTCCAATGTCCGCCTCGTGCACAACATCATGCCCGAGGACGACAATTCGGCGCATTCGCTGCTCGTCGTGGAAGTCATTACCCCGAATGGCAATACCTCGTCCTATCCCTCGCACAAGCACGACCAGGACAACCTGCCGAACGAGAGTTTCCTCGAGGAGACCTATTATCACCGCCTCAACCCGCCGCAGGGCTTTGCCTTCCAGCGCGTCTATACCGACGATCGTTCCCTCGATGAGGCGATGGCGGTGGAAGACGGCGATGTCGCGCTGGTGCCGAAGGGCTATCACCCCTGCGCGACCATTCATGGCTACGACCTCTACTATCTCAACGTCATGGCCGGGCCGAAGCGGGTGTGGAAATTCCATAACCAGAAGGAGCACGAGTGGCTTCTCAAATAGCGCCTTGTAAATGACTCCCGGTGTTCTCACGCCGGAGGAAGGGTTTCTGGCCACGCCTCGCACCAAGCAAGGCGTGGCCTTGTCTTTTCCGCACCCGCATGCGTGGCCTGATCGTGCGGGATTGTAGTTGGAAAATCTGCCTTAGGCTCGGATGAACCGCGACTGAATGATCCCTTCAGCTTCCGTTCGAAACGGAGCCTCTAAAAGGGAGATGTTCAACCGCGGTCCCATCCGCCTCAGGAGATACAGTCATGATCCGCACGTCATTTCTTGCAACCGCTCTCGTCGCACTTGTTGGTTTCGGCGCCGCCGTGCCTGCCATGGCCAACGATGTTCGCATCGAACAATATGGCTGGGGCAACTCTGCCGGCGGCGCGCAGGAGGGCTACCAGAACCGGATCAGAACCTACCAGAACGGTGGCTATAACCGGATCACCAGCCACCAGTACGGTCGTCACAACCTTTCCGCTGTCGGTCAGGAAGGCTACGACAACTACGGCACCACCTATCAGCGCGGAAACGGCAACACGGCCGGCATCGGCCAGTTCGGTTCCCATCACACAACCATTCTTACCCAGGACGGCAATGGGAATATCGCCGCCGGTGTCCAGGTGGGCCATGGCTGCAGCGCCAATGTCAGCCAGGGTGGCAATGGCAATGTTGCGGCCTTCGTCCAGGCCTGCCCGTAATCGGCTGAACATGATCAGCACCTGCAACGGCAGACGATGAGAGGAAACGATCCATGTCCCGGAATGTCATGTTTTCGCGCCACCTGATGGCAGCCCTTGCGCTGGTCGTGCTTCCAGTCGGCGCCATCGCCGCCGTCACATCGACCAGGCAGGCAGGCGGAACGCAGCTTTGCGAAATCAGCACGACGCCGCAGGCCGGTCTCGTGAAACTGGATGCGCTTGTCCATGCCGACAAGTCCCTTAACGGAACCTACACGTTCCGTGTCCGCAAGACGGGTGGGGGTGGAAGCTCCACGATCAACCAGAGCGGGGATTTCGATGCCCGCGCCGGTCAAACGGCCACCCTCAGTTCCGTCTCGCTCGGAACCGGCGGCACCTACACGGCGACATTGAATGTTCAGACGGGTGCGGACAGTGTCACCTGCACGAAGCAGATCGGCGGCTCATGATCCGATGGGTAGGTCATGAGCTCCGCTTGAAGGGCGCCGGTTTGCGGCGCCCTTTTGCATGCCTGCCTGCTGCCGGAATGGCTGAACGGCAACTGAACAGGCAGTTCCGGCTGGGTTCAGCATCAAAATGCGAATGTAGGTCATCGGCTCAGGCAGCCAGACCATGGAGATGACAATGACCCGCACGATGCTTAAACTGATGACACTAGCTGTTCTGGCAGCAGGCCTCGGACAGGCCGCATTGCCAGCACCGGCTTATGCCGGCGGATTCATCTCCTTCGACGTCGCGCCGAACAATGCGAGGGACGCGGGCATCTTCTCGGCCGGTCTCCGCGCCTATTCGCTTTATCGCGGCCTGAAGGATGGGGATATCCGGCAGCTCGGCAGAGGCAACATGGCCGGCCTCGCGCAGGCGGGTCGCGGCAATCTTGGCATCATCCAGCAGCAGGGGGACGGCCATTCCGCCACGCTGCGGCAGAACGGCAACAACAACGCCTATGGTATCTTCCAATACGGTCGCAACACGCGGGCCGACGTGGTTCAGAGTGGTGACAATGGCAGCGGCGCCACGTTCAGTTACGGCTGGTAGCCGGTCCGGACGTCGGGGCTTGCAGGTTAGCCGAAACTGGCCTGCAAGCACAACGCCGAGGCGAAAATGGCGCCAGACGGATCAGCAGGCGGTTCGCGCGAACCGATGGAAAGCACTGGAGCGTCGTTTTTCAGCGCTTGTTCTCGCTGAACACGGGACTGATCATGAAAAAACAGAAACCGATCAGAAGCAGATAGCACAGAG
This window encodes:
- a CDS encoding 3D-(3,5/4)-trihydroxycyclohexane-1,2-dione acylhydrolase (decyclizing), which gives rise to MGKTIRLTMAQALVKFLSSQMTVIDGVKQPIFGGCWAIFGHGNVAGIGEALYQARNGFPTYRAHNEQSMAHSAIAYAKANFRRRFMACTTSIGPGALNMVTAAGVAHVNRLPVLFLPGDVFANRAPDPVLQQIEAFGDGTVSASDAFRPVSRYFDRITRPEQIIMALRRAMQVLTDPADCGPVTLSLCQDVQAEAFDYPENFFEERVWTTNRRIRPDETELANAIALISAAKKPVIVAGGGVLYSLATEELTAFADKHGVPVVVTQAGKSAIDERHPLALGSVGVTGTSAANAIAEDADLVIGIGTRFQDFTTGSWALFKNEDLKILSINVAPIDGGKHGAEPLIADAREALTLISEKLGSWHAPTAVADKADLAKATWTKSVEKMFSPDFVTGTGLPSDAQVIGAVTRSIDLQKSMVLCAAGGLPGELHKLWPATKPGSYHMEYGFSCMGYEIAGGLGAKMARPDLDIVVMVGDGSYMMANSEIATSVMIGRKITVVVLDNRGYGCINRLQMATGGANFNNLLDDAYHVVPSNIDFRAHAESMGAIAVKVSTVAELEQALADSKSHDRTSVIVIDTDPLTTTGDGGHWWDVAVPEVSPRAEVNKAHDAYKKALAFQRLG
- a CDS encoding 2-keto-myo-inositol dehydratase, with the translated sequence MKAKLGMSPIAWWNDDLPDLSDDVSLEECLRQSRTAGFTGMEKGRRFPDDPAVMLPILRGADVTLCGGWFSGTLVNEELSANKDRIAPMIELFKAVDAPCIVYGEVGRSIQGDRSKPLATKPKLSDDEMKAYARKVTEFGEWCAEQGMPLSYHHHMAAVVETEAELDAFMKYSGEGIPLLMDAGHLAFAGGDVLRAIDNHHARINHVHVKDIRRPVVDGLDRSKQSFLDAVALGAFTVPGDGSLDFGAIVQRCADYGYEGWFVVEAEQDPKKAPPQKMAEIGHAELMRVMTAAGYEVETQGFPVK
- a CDS encoding 5-deoxy-glucuronate isomerase, which codes for MSKLLVKPKGDHGLVTKVTPESAGWTYVGFELHKLKAGETVSAETGDRENCLVWISGSATAKAGQEDFGTLGGRKSPFEGAPDALYVPMGSSWSVTAETDLELAVCSAPGGGSYKAKRIAPGSHPQITRGRGSNVRLVHNIMPEDDNSAHSLLVVEVITPNGNTSSYPSHKHDQDNLPNESFLEETYYHRLNPPQGFAFQRVYTDDRSLDEAMAVEDGDVALVPKGYHPCATIHGYDLYYLNVMAGPKRVWKFHNQKEHEWLLK
- a CDS encoding Curlin associated repeat-containing protein, with amino-acid sequence MIRTSFLATALVALVGFGAAVPAMANDVRIEQYGWGNSAGGAQEGYQNRIRTYQNGGYNRITSHQYGRHNLSAVGQEGYDNYGTTYQRGNGNTAGIGQFGSHHTTILTQDGNGNIAAGVQVGHGCSANVSQGGNGNVAAFVQACP
- a CDS encoding major curlin subunit; this encodes MTRTMLKLMTLAVLAAGLGQAALPAPAYAGGFISFDVAPNNARDAGIFSAGLRAYSLYRGLKDGDIRQLGRGNMAGLAQAGRGNLGIIQQQGDGHSATLRQNGNNNAYGIFQYGRNTRADVVQSGDNGSGATFSYGW